In a single window of the Syntrophorhabdaceae bacterium genome:
- a CDS encoding IclR family transcriptional regulator, which yields MYNAPIIKKAFDVLRLMVDGYKPLGVTEISKRLSISKSTVFGILKALEDENLILKDNSNKKYLIGPGLFELSKKVFKGGELSNVARPFLERLVKEVDETVFLCIRENDKIENLDVIEARKAVKITSPVGMKMPITASVLCKIFLSPMDNNDIRDFLAKKGLPKYTENSITDIDRFIEEIEKTRKLGYSLDLEEYLRGVRALATLIYYGDNTPAGAICIVGFTSSIKDDKLPMMIQNLKNTAQLINERLLQLNIR from the coding sequence ATGTATAACGCACCTATCATAAAAAAGGCATTTGATGTATTAAGGCTTATGGTAGATGGTTATAAGCCTCTCGGTGTAACAGAGATATCAAAACGCCTTTCCATAAGCAAAAGCACTGTCTTTGGTATATTAAAGGCTTTGGAAGATGAAAACCTTATACTCAAAGACAATTCCAACAAAAAATATCTTATAGGCCCTGGTTTGTTCGAGCTTTCCAAAAAGGTCTTCAAAGGTGGTGAGCTTTCCAATGTAGCAAGACCTTTTCTTGAAAGGCTCGTCAAGGAAGTGGACGAGACAGTCTTTTTGTGCATAAGAGAGAATGATAAGATTGAAAACCTTGATGTCATAGAGGCGAGAAAGGCTGTAAAGATTACGTCTCCAGTGGGTATGAAAATGCCCATAACAGCATCTGTTCTCTGTAAGATATTTTTATCACCCATGGACAATAATGATATAAGGGATTTTCTCGCAAAAAAAGGCCTGCCCAAGTATACAGAAAACAGTATTACAGATATAGACAGGTTTATAGAAGAGATAGAAAAGACGAGAAAGTTAGGATACAGCCTTGACCTTGAGGAATATCTGAGGGGTGTCAGGGCACTGGCAACCCTTATTTATTACGGTGATAATACACCGGCAGGAGCCATATGCATAGTTGGTTTTACAAGTTCTATTAAAGATGATAAACTTCCCATGATGATCCAGAACCTAAAGAACACTGCACAACTCATCAACGAGAGGCTCTTGCAACTGAATATCAGATAA
- the cysS gene encoding cysteine--tRNA ligase: MIQIHAMDINIFNTFTGKKEPFKPIHDNSVGLYVCGVTVYDHCHIGHARSAIVFDVITRYLMAKGYDVTFVKNFTDIDDKIIKKSREEGISWKEVAEKYIASFYEDMGALNILRPTHEPRATEHIDDMIQLIEILLKKGHAYIADGDVYFSVESYKNYGELSKRSLDEMMAGARVDINEKKKNPLDFALWKSSKEGEPWWDAPFGRGRPGWHIECSVMSAKYLDNPFDIHGGGKDLVFPHHENERAQTEAATGKRFVNYWMHNGFVNIEKEKMSKSLGNILLIKDFVKEHHPETLRLFFLSNHYRSPVDYNEKSIEDTDSALYRLYYTLERADEIIRGKAIKQEIFGEAEDIKNRFFEAMDDDFNTAVALSCIYDLSRIMNRLIDTKDESALPFITHTKSTILYLADILGILKDRWQDFDENEKTRHLVRIGMDLSELERIIADRAEARKNRDFKKADAIRNNLLDKGIILQDSPGGTQWRIKK; the protein is encoded by the coding sequence ATGATACAAATACATGCCATGGATATAAATATATTCAATACATTTACAGGCAAAAAAGAACCCTTTAAGCCTATTCACGATAATTCTGTAGGTCTCTACGTATGCGGTGTAACTGTTTATGACCACTGCCATATAGGTCATGCAAGAAGCGCAATTGTATTTGATGTGATAACAAGATACCTCATGGCAAAAGGTTATGATGTAACATTTGTTAAGAATTTTACCGATATAGACGACAAGATCATAAAGAAATCCAGAGAAGAGGGTATTTCATGGAAGGAGGTGGCAGAGAAATATATAGCCTCTTTCTATGAAGATATGGGTGCATTAAATATCTTAAGACCTACCCATGAACCCAGGGCAACAGAACATATAGATGATATGATACAACTCATAGAAATCCTCTTAAAAAAAGGTCATGCATATATTGCAGATGGGGATGTATATTTCAGTGTAGAGAGTTATAAAAACTACGGTGAATTATCAAAGAGATCCTTGGATGAGATGATGGCAGGTGCAAGGGTAGATATTAATGAAAAGAAGAAGAACCCCCTTGATTTTGCCCTGTGGAAGTCATCTAAAGAGGGTGAGCCATGGTGGGATGCACCCTTTGGGAGAGGGAGGCCAGGATGGCATATAGAATGCTCTGTAATGAGCGCAAAATATTTAGATAATCCCTTTGATATCCACGGTGGAGGCAAGGACCTTGTTTTCCCCCATCATGAAAACGAGCGAGCCCAGACAGAGGCCGCAACAGGAAAAAGATTTGTAAACTACTGGATGCATAACGGTTTTGTAAATATCGAAAAGGAGAAGATGTCCAAATCCCTGGGCAATATACTCCTCATAAAAGATTTTGTAAAAGAACATCACCCTGAAACACTGAGGCTTTTTTTCCTGTCAAATCACTACAGAAGCCCTGTAGACTATAATGAAAAATCCATAGAGGATACAGATAGTGCGCTCTATAGGCTCTATTATACTTTAGAGCGTGCAGATGAAATAATTAGAGGTAAGGCTATAAAACAGGAGATTTTTGGTGAGGCAGAGGACATAAAAAACAGGTTCTTTGAGGCTATGGATGATGATTTCAATACCGCTGTGGCACTATCTTGCATATACGATTTATCAAGGATTATGAACAGGTTAATAGATACAAAAGATGAGAGTGCCCTGCCGTTTATTACCCACACAAAATCGACCATTCTCTACCTGGCAGATATACTCGGTATATTAAAGGATAGATGGCAGGATTTTGACGAAAACGAAAAAACAAGGCATCTGGTAAGAATTGGCATGGATCTATCAGAACTTGAAAGGATAATAGCAGATAGGGCAGAGGCGAGAAAAAACAGAGATTTCAAAAAGGCAGATGCAATAAGGAACAACCTTCTCGATAAAGGCATAATCCTGCAAGATTCACCAGGCGGAACTCAATGGAGAATAAAAAAATAA
- a CDS encoding pyruvate ferredoxin oxidoreductase subunit gamma gives MKEVRFHGRGGQGSVTSAELVAQAAIKSNKYAQAFPSFGAERRGAPVQAFLRVSDKPIRLRAKIYKPDDVVILDSTLLGVVNPAEGLKPDGFIIINSNKSEEEIKSLFPGTNIAIVDATHIAKEELGVPITNTTMLGALIKVTGIVDLDFLEEPVRDRFGVVAQRNINAYKRAFDETKIIKAE, from the coding sequence ATGAAAGAGGTAAGATTTCATGGAAGAGGTGGCCAAGGGTCAGTAACATCAGCAGAACTTGTGGCACAGGCAGCCATAAAGAGTAATAAGTATGCCCAGGCATTCCCCAGCTTTGGCGCTGAAAGAAGAGGTGCCCCTGTTCAGGCTTTTTTAAGGGTTTCAGATAAGCCCATAAGGCTCAGGGCAAAGATATATAAACCTGATGATGTAGTAATCCTTGACTCAACCCTCCTTGGCGTTGTAAATCCTGCAGAGGGTTTAAAACCAGATGGTTTTATCATTATAAATTCCAATAAATCTGAAGAAGAAATAAAAAGTCTATTTCCAGGAACAAACATAGCAATTGTTGATGCAACACATATTGCCAAAGAAGAGCTTGGTGTCCCTATCACAAATACCACCATGCTGGGTGCCCTTATAAAGGTCACAGGTATTGTAGATTTAGATTTTCTTGAAGAACCTGTTAGAGATAGATTTGGAGTCGTTGCCCAGAGAAACATAAATGCTTACAAAAGGGCCTTTGATGAGACAAAAATTATAAAGGCAGAATAA
- the ade gene encoding adenine deaminase: protein MRVSGNIVDVVNNEVFPGTIEFKDGFIKSISRDTVKYETYILPGLIDAHCHIESSMLCPSEFARIASVCGTIATVSDPHEIANVLGIDGVFFMMDNGRQVPFRFFFGAPSCVPATPFETAGASIDEETIEILLKDPHIKYLSEMMNFPGVINNDPVVMKKIAIAKKYHKPIDGHAPGLTGETLKKYIGAGITTDHETFRYEEGEEKISLGMKLIIREGSAAKNFETLSPLIEKYPHLCMFCTDDIHPDELVTGHINTIVKKAIQSGIDIMKVLRCACVNPVLHYGLDIGLLRVGDKADFIQVNSLEEMHVIRTFVNGEVVAENGKSYMTSTNTIHVNRFETNKKTIEDFLIPGVKERTANIIEVENKQIITGWLRSKLKPQKGFFKADPERDILKLALICRYNDTRPVVAFVKNFGLKKGAIASSVSHDSHNILVVGVSDEDICRAVNLVIENKGGFSVTSEDFQEVLPLPIAGLMTDEDGYKVAKRYSILDDLAKRLGSQLDSPFMTLSFMALPVIPRLKLSDQGLFDVDRLRFIEVFD from the coding sequence TTGAGGGTCTCAGGAAACATAGTTGATGTAGTAAACAATGAGGTCTTTCCAGGAACAATAGAGTTCAAGGATGGATTTATAAAATCTATTTCCAGGGATACAGTTAAATACGAAACATATATACTTCCTGGCCTTATAGATGCCCACTGCCATATTGAGAGTTCTATGCTATGCCCATCTGAATTTGCCAGAATTGCCTCTGTATGCGGCACCATAGCCACTGTATCGGATCCCCATGAGATTGCCAATGTCTTAGGTATTGATGGTGTATTTTTCATGATGGACAATGGAAGGCAAGTGCCTTTTAGATTCTTTTTTGGCGCCCCTTCATGTGTACCTGCCACCCCCTTTGAGACAGCCGGTGCATCTATTGATGAGGAAACCATAGAGATACTCCTCAAAGATCCCCATATCAAATATCTAAGTGAGATGATGAATTTTCCGGGGGTTATAAATAACGACCCTGTGGTTATGAAAAAGATTGCCATTGCCAAAAAATATCATAAACCTATTGATGGCCATGCACCTGGGCTTACAGGTGAGACATTGAAGAAATATATAGGCGCTGGCATAACTACTGATCACGAGACCTTTAGATATGAAGAAGGCGAGGAAAAGATCTCCCTGGGCATGAAACTCATAATAAGAGAGGGGTCTGCGGCAAAAAACTTTGAAACATTAAGTCCTCTTATAGAAAAATATCCTCATCTATGTATGTTTTGCACAGACGATATTCATCCAGATGAACTTGTAACAGGCCATATCAACACAATAGTCAAAAAGGCAATCCAATCAGGCATTGATATAATGAAGGTTCTCAGGTGCGCCTGTGTCAACCCTGTGCTTCACTATGGACTCGATATAGGGTTATTGAGGGTTGGTGACAAGGCAGATTTTATTCAGGTAAATAGCCTTGAAGAAATGCATGTGATAAGAACCTTTGTAAACGGAGAGGTAGTGGCAGAGAATGGCAAGTCCTATATGACATCTACTAATACCATTCATGTTAATAGATTTGAGACCAACAAAAAGACAATTGAAGACTTTTTAATTCCAGGCGTTAAGGAAAGGACTGCAAACATTATAGAGGTAGAAAATAAACAGATAATAACAGGTTGGCTGAGGTCAAAGCTTAAGCCACAAAAGGGTTTTTTCAAGGCAGATCCGGAAAGGGATATCCTAAAGCTCGCCTTGATATGTCGATATAATGACACACGACCTGTTGTTGCCTTTGTAAAAAACTTTGGCTTAAAGAAAGGTGCCATTGCATCATCTGTTAGCCATGACTCCCATAATATATTAGTTGTAGGTGTCAGTGATGAAGATATCTGCAGGGCAGTAAACCTTGTAATAGAGAATAAAGGCGGTTTTTCAGTTACATCAGAGGATTTCCAAGAGGTCCTACCGCTTCCCATAGCAGGGCTCATGACAGATGAAGACGGATATAAGGTGGCAAAAAGGTATTCTATCCTTGATGACCTTGCTAAAAGATTGGGCTCTCAACTTGACTCGCCCTTTATGACACTTTCTTTTATGGCCTTGCCTGTAATTCCCAGACTAAAACTTTCGGATCAGGGACTTTTTGATGTGGACAGGCTAAGATTTATAGAGGTTTTTGACTAA
- a CDS encoding DRTGG domain-containing protein, with protein sequence MKLIDVARLLKAEILCCEELFEREVKTCFACDMVSEMLLHVQSNALLVTSLTNAHILHAAQVMDALAVVFVGGKKPDMNIIKRSEQSGLPLMSTKKLIFECCGLLYAAGIRGDTEDLEDYEQ encoded by the coding sequence ATGAAATTAATAGATGTTGCCCGTTTGTTAAAGGCAGAGATATTATGTTGTGAAGAACTCTTTGAGAGAGAGGTAAAAACATGTTTTGCCTGCGATATGGTAAGCGAAATGCTTCTTCATGTCCAGTCCAATGCACTTCTTGTTACATCCCTGACCAATGCCCATATACTCCATGCAGCCCAGGTGATGGATGCCCTGGCAGTGGTCTTTGTGGGCGGGAAGAAACCTGATATGAACATAATAAAAAGGAGCGAACAAAGCGGTCTGCCGTTGATGTCCACAAAAAAACTCATTTTTGAATGCTGTGGACTGCTCTATGCAGCAGGTATAAGGGGTGATACAGAAGATTTGGAAGATTATGAGCAGTAG
- a CDS encoding [Fe-Fe] hydrogenase large subunit C-terminal domain-containing protein has product MTGYFHSVTLDFEKCKGCTNCIKRCPMEAIRVHDGKATIMQERCIDCGECIRACPNHAKVVVTDTLDILNEYKYRIALPAPSFFAQFKEMGNVECILHALLNIGFDDVFEVALAAEIVGFIIHQYLKDERVKKPLFSSACPAVLRLMQIKYPDLLEQVAPVLTPMEVAARVAKEEAVKKTGLSYEDIGAFFISPCPAKVTEMRNPMNTKHSAVNGVMGVNIIYKDVVKQVLMLKAKKQDDDVKLHRATSLGMAWGYVTGESKNVDVNTTLAVSGIHNVMSLLEEIERGELKDVDFIELQACTGGCVGGPLNIHNLFVGRVRLRELIKKCGLQPPYYTAEKLYDFYKTGHFEATEPIQPKTVMHLDDDMSQAILKMERLDQITNELPGLDCGACGSPSCRALAEDIIRGIAFETDCVIKLREKVKGLAEEILDLARIVPPVMADTSKKTEEK; this is encoded by the coding sequence ATGACAGGATATTTTCACTCGGTAACCCTTGATTTTGAAAAATGCAAAGGTTGCACAAACTGTATAAAAAGATGCCCTATGGAGGCCATAAGGGTCCATGATGGCAAAGCAACAATCATGCAGGAGAGATGCATAGACTGCGGTGAATGCATAAGGGCATGCCCTAACCATGCCAAGGTTGTTGTGACAGATACCCTGGATATCTTAAATGAATATAAATACAGAATTGCCCTGCCTGCTCCATCGTTTTTTGCCCAGTTTAAGGAGATGGGAAATGTGGAGTGTATCCTCCATGCACTTTTAAACATAGGTTTTGATGATGTCTTTGAAGTGGCACTGGCAGCTGAAATCGTTGGCTTTATAATTCATCAATATTTAAAAGACGAAAGGGTAAAGAAACCTCTATTTTCTTCAGCATGCCCTGCAGTCTTAAGGCTTATGCAGATAAAGTATCCTGACCTTCTTGAGCAGGTAGCACCTGTTCTGACCCCAATGGAGGTGGCAGCAAGGGTGGCAAAAGAAGAGGCTGTAAAAAAGACGGGTTTAAGCTATGAAGACATAGGTGCTTTTTTTATTTCTCCATGCCCTGCCAAGGTAACAGAGATGAGAAACCCCATGAATACAAAACACTCCGCCGTAAACGGAGTTATGGGGGTCAATATTATATACAAGGATGTGGTAAAACAGGTCCTCATGTTAAAGGCAAAAAAACAGGACGATGATGTAAAACTCCACAGGGCAACCAGTCTTGGTATGGCATGGGGTTATGTAACAGGAGAATCAAAGAATGTGGATGTGAATACAACCCTGGCAGTAAGTGGGATACATAATGTCATGAGCCTCTTGGAAGAGATAGAGCGCGGTGAATTAAAGGATGTGGATTTTATCGAACTTCAGGCATGCACCGGTGGATGCGTCGGCGGCCCATTAAACATTCATAATCTTTTCGTAGGAAGGGTTAGATTAAGAGAGCTTATTAAAAAATGTGGTCTTCAACCACCTTATTATACAGCAGAAAAACTTTATGATTTTTATAAAACAGGGCATTTTGAGGCTACAGAACCAATACAGCCAAAGACAGTAATGCACCTCGATGATGATATGTCTCAGGCAATTTTAAAGATGGAAAGGCTTGATCAGATCACCAATGAACTTCCAGGGCTTGACTGCGGTGCCTGTGGTTCACCAAGCTGCAGGGCACTGGCAGAGGATATAATAAGGGGTATAGCATTTGAGACAGATTGTGTAATAAAACTTAGAGAAAAGGTAAAAGGACTTGCTGAGGAGATACTGGATCTGGCAAGGATCGTGCCTCCTGTTATGGCAGACACATCTAAAAAAACAGAAGAGAAATAG
- a CDS encoding DRTGG domain-containing protein, with protein MTLREIVKELELEALTGEINLNREVKSGYVSDLLSDVIANIEQDSLWITIQRHINILGVAKLKDVAAIIIPNNLSVDEEVIKKAKEEDIAILRDKRTAFEISGLLYNVFKKGN; from the coding sequence ATGACTCTTAGGGAGATTGTGAAAGAGCTTGAGCTCGAGGCATTGACAGGCGAAATAAATCTTAATAGAGAGGTAAAATCCGGTTATGTCTCTGATCTGCTATCAGATGTAATAGCAAATATTGAACAGGATTCTCTATGGATAACAATCCAGCGGCATATAAATATACTCGGCGTGGCTAAATTAAAAGATGTAGCTGCCATCATCATTCCCAATAACCTCTCCGTTGATGAAGAAGTTATAAAAAAAGCAAAGGAAGAAGATATCGCCATATTAAGAGACAAAAGAACTGCCTTTGAAATTTCAGGCTTATTATATAATGTATTCAAAAAAGGTAATTAA